The genomic interval TATAAAATTAAAGCTGTATATATTcaatacaaaaacattaaaaaaacaactttactTTAAGTATGAGTTTTGACTACTTTTTataacactacacacacacacacacacacacacacatcttcccTGAAGTTCATACTTTCACTTTAACTAAGTACAAAATCCCCAACTATGCAGATATAACTTCAGTTACGCCCAACAATGAAACTGATCACTGTCAGTTTGTGGTTAACGGTGTGTAGACAACTTGTGCAGCTGCACATGGTGACATGAAATCACAAAAGACAGCCAAGTATTAACAAATCATATTGGAGCTTTTATTTCATGTGAatctgaataaaatgaaaacaagacagGCTTTAATTTTAAACACTTTGTTAATACGTTAACTTCCATCATGCTTCATcaaaagtacttgagtaaatttacAAACATGTAAACAGACGAACACACCAACAAACTCACTGTTTGTGTAACTCActttttggaaacatttgggataatgtaagtacacaactcaacaaaatatataacaatgaTGTTGTCGTTTGagacatttgaatgcagaatTAATACATAGTATGGCTTTAACCAGGTACAGCAGTACATTTAACTTTTGCTTTTTATTGGCGAACCGCTCATTGTTTGGCCCCTTTGTTTAAGGCTGTTGTTAAGATATTTTCATACTTCACTTTCTTCTGCCAACTGATATTTATGCACCCCACCGTGTTCAGCACCACAGTGcatctctctttgtctgtctcttttGAGTGATGCCAGGGCCTTCCTGTCCTCAGTAGTGTGATTGGAGGACGTGCTTTTGTATTTGCAAGAGCGACTGATTCCTTCAAccgtgagacagagagagagagagagagatacttACTGTTAAAGCTACATCTTTCACTTGACTTCAACGGAGCAGGAAATCCCCAACTGTGGGTGGACAGTGAAAACTCATCAGTGTTAGTTTCTGGTTGTTATCTGCTGCTGACGTTtcctcattttcttttacagtaAACTTCTTGTCCTGAAGATGTCAGGTAGGCAAACATCATCCAGAAGAATAAGTGTGTACTTTCCTTTAAAAAGTGTATCGAGCAGACAGatgtaacatttacatttaataaaccTCTTGTTAATTTATAACTTCAGTGACATGTATAAACATGTGTACAGTGAAGCCAAAATAAGtatttccttctctttctttcaaatACAGGCAATGAGGGTaagtaaatgactttttaaataattgttGTGTCagttaaataaatgatttactCTGATGGGCTGTTGGTTAAAATTAGATTTAAGGACGTGTTGATATTTTAAGAAACAGTTGTGATGTTGTGAGAAAAACATCGGGAGATACAGATACAAATTtgaaagagaacattttatAGGCCTGCaaaatatgaggaaaatctgcgatgtgcgataacactgttcagTATTGCAATGACGATATAACTTGTGATAAAttaacaaatattgaagtttgcatattattaactatacagttaatgattggcgttagttttgaattgttcaAGTAGGCCTTTATGATGGTATTGCAGGTGgcacctgtgtttgtaacacatTATCTCTCCtaaatccaaaataagtccatatagcagtGTGATTAAATGTGGGCAgcacatatgcaaacacacagcataTTGCTCCGTGGTGTCACTGGCTgcaagcagcacacacacacacacacacacacacacacctacacacacacacacacacacacacacaccacacacacacacacacacacacacacacacacacacacacacacacacacacacagctctctgaCCCATTACAAACATCCCGTTATTCATTCCCTTAACTGTTTAGTGTCTTCAATGATGAGACATGTTTTAATCCGCAGTGAGCTTATGCTCAAACTTTAATGTAAGAACGAACATCATACATGTCATGcagcctgcagcttctctcGTTCATCCATTCAAACTAGTATCATCCTCAATAGATATGAAACCTGATGGTTCCCTCTGTTGGTCACATTGGGTATTGCATTACATATTAACACATTTAGTAGCGTTATCAAGGGTGCACACTTGTTCGTCCTACTATTTCCTGGATACATAACGTTACTTACATACTCACACAATCAGCACACACtcagtgctgtttcttttcaccacaaggtcttcgtcGGCCACATTATCatcgcttttctctcctccctcagccatcataacttggcaatcaccaccaaactgatgccgatCAATTTTGTCAGGGCAGCTAACGCAGCCCTAACATTTTATCTTGAAAAACATTTGAGagcaaataaattaatttcagaaatattcattttaagtTTTGATTAATTCTTGAAATCTCAAcaccacaaaaaataaaagttcttCCTCTGGTAAGGTTTTTCTTTAGTCATATTTGAGATTAAATGCTCTGTATGTAttaaatctctctctgtttgcagCTGAAGCAGCTCGACTTGTTGGTAGAGGAACATGTGTGAATGGCAGCGACGACAAGAGGGACAAGAAGCAGCCTGCCAGAGACTTTGCCGTTCTTTCCTATGCAGGAACTGAGAAAGAAGATGATGATATAAAGGGGAAAGGAGTGTACGCTGCTGGAGGATTGGGTTATGTTCGTGCTGAAGATGGATTGGTGTGTTTTGAGGCCAAAGGGCCCAGTGTCGGCTTAGGAGCCGGAGCCTCTGATGAGTTGGGTGCCAGACTCTTTGCCAAAGCAGAGTTGGCCAGTGTGTCAGCCTCTGTTGGTGCGATGAAAGCTACCCTAGGTCTGTCTGCAGACACCGGCATTGGCGTCGGTCCTTCAGGTGTCGAGGCAAAGTTTCTGGGAACAGGCGTCTCCATTGGACGTGAATTGGGCTTTTCTGTGTTTGGTTCTGGAGTTACAGTTAAACTGTGGTGAACTGTGTCTttgttacaaacacagctgttgttGGTTATTTAACTTCTACTCCCACAATTAAACAGTGATTGTATTTGAAATCTGCTGCATTTATAGCTCAAACTTGTCATGACATTGTGGGTTTTTCCCTGTTCAGCGTCTGCTGCTTTTATATAGACAGTGAACAtgatagaaaaatgtgtttttgtcatgcTGAAGATAAAATACACAGATAAGCACACTGTACTGTCCATgagaacaacttcctgttctaCCTGCTGGCTTCCTCTCAACTTTATCATGATTGTTGACGTctgaacattaaagaaatgttgacTTCTGATTCTGTATTCCATTTTCTTCTCGAAGTAGAAGATGTATAGTTAAAACTGTCAGTACCAAAGAATGATGCTGAACATGTACTGGAGGCTTTTCATATCAAGCAGCAGTAATTCTGATTGCATGGCTTCACATGAAGCTTTGGCTCAGGTCTGGCCTGGATTACACCACCTTTTAAAGCATTCATTCATATTATTTTACTGAagattaattaatcatttactTATTAACGACCTGAGCCTGAAGTCTTGTAATGTTTCTCAGCAGCCAGAAATCCAAACATAATGATTTAGAGACATAAAACCATCTTCACACAATTCAGTTAAAGCTTTTatgtgaagctcaaacattcacatGAAAATTCACAATAACAGTTTAtcaggttaaacacagctaaatgAATGGTTGCTGCTCAGATGATGCTGCAGACTCTTCACTGTGAGTCCTTTTCAAgtcattcagtttgtgttgacttGTTCAGGTAAAGATCCAGGTGTGGCTGTGCAGTCCAataatcttgtgtttttgtctttactaACAGAAGTTAAAACAGATGATAGCAGGAATAAGAGTCATATTCATCTAAAGATGCAGTGCAGGTATTTGTCTCACTAAACAGGCTCAAAGGTGCCCCCTTGTGGTGAAAACACAGCATACAGCACAGGCTTCtcttttggtaaaaaaaaaaaaaaagggggggggggggcttttctGTGTTTGGGAGTGGCTTTGAATTGAATCTATTGTAAACTGCATGTCTATGCCAAATACAGCTGTTTATCTTCACTGCAGATAATCAATTTGGAAATGATGAGTGATCTTTTAGTGTCTTTTAAACTGAACATACTACAAAAATAACTACTGTTGTCATActgacacaaaaataaaatagttgTACTTGTACTGTGCTAATCAGAGGTCACCATTGTTTCATATCCTGCCATGAACTTTCTGTTCCTGCCACTGGCTTCCACTCGTCTTCCATCCTGCTTTGCTGACATTAAACTTGTAAACTGTCAAGTAATGTTTACATTCTATTGTCTGATTTACTTTTAACATAACATCCTGCAGAAGAATAAGATGCACAGTTGATTTACCCCTGAACACAGCTGATCCAAGGCAGTACAGAAGAATAACATTCAAACTttactgaagacattttaaagtaaatgttgatcAATTCAATCTTGCAGACTTAGTTTGTATAGTTTCAGATGAAGATTTAAATCAATCCTGATTAACAAGCTTTTAAAAGTCTATAAAATATAACCTTTGTTTTAAAGTAGGCAAAACTTTTTACTTTAATCAATTCCTTATTTTTACTAATAATTCTTTATTTCAAATGCGCACAGAAGACCACCTGAACCTTTAGTCTGATCAGCAAACAGAAAtccaaaacagacattttgtgaCATAAAATGCAATCAGAGCTTCTGTTTAAAGTTTAGACCTGCAAAGACAAGAGATGATGAGGGTAAACAAACAGCTAACAATATTTGCTGGTCCTTTACAAATCATCCAggttattttaactttttacaggtatgttttatttgtattaatagAAATTATCAGGGTGAGGTTTTAATTTAGGACCCAACgtgcagacaaacacaggaggcaggaaatgggaaaaacaagagagagctttattttaccaaaaaaactgagcaaatacaaaaaagaaaaaagaaatgaagctGACACAAACTAGTCAAAAGGGagcaaaagcaaagtagcaacaaaggCTAAATCAAAGTATaaccaaaagcaaagttcaagtGCAAAAATAAGAAATCTAAATCCAAAACATACCAATAGGAGACACTGGCAGAAACATAGTGTGATCaaggacatcacacacacaacgaactgacaaggagtgcagagagaacagagactcaatacacagacactaacgaGGAgatcaggaacaggtgaggagagtgaggagggaagacgacaggtgaggtaacgaaagGAAACACAGAGGGGAACAACATAAAGGAGAcactgaaaagacagaagagacacaaaaaggGCATGAAGTCAAAACATAAGTCACAACAAGAAGACACAGAATCCCGAACCATGACTAGAAATTACTCACATGACAACCATAAAAGGAATCatggtaacactttctatgaagtCATGTCTCTAATGCATTCTAACACGTTAGGAACATACTTATAATGGGGATGCTCTGAGTGAGTAAGTCTTTAATAACCTTTCTATCTGTCTGTATAGGAAAGTATATCTCTTCTCTTAATACTTTGATTCAGTTGACCTCTGTAAATATGACACTCAAAATTAAACTCCTGTCCGTtcagtgcaaacaaaaaaaaaaacaagcgacATCAGCACAGATAAGTTGTACTTGAGTTGCTGACCTTCATCTATTATCACAGTCTGATCCAAAGTACTTTTATCTTTGATGCACTGAAAGGACTGTGAGTGTCATATTGTGTCTGACCAACAGACCAACACTGTCGTCCACTGAGCCACAGAGCCTGCAGGCTTATTGTAAAGCCTTCATTTTCCCATAAGTCTTTACTTTCACTTACTCACTCCAACAGAAACAAGCtttgaaacaaacatcctgtTATAAAATCAAAGAtatcagcagccagcagcagacacagctGCCACCAGTGTAACGGAGCATCTTAGGTTTCCTTATTGGTCAGACTTGATTTACTGTCACTTTTCTGCCtgtgtaaacatgtgaaaaaaaacttgtcaacATTTCTTGTTGAAACCAAGTGAAAACGTGTttctcatggaaaaaaaaatgttatttaatttcacaaatgacaaattgaaaaaataaagaattctCACCTgaccctcagggcttccgtaccaCCCTCCTGTCCTCATGTTTGCTTTTGTCATCTCTACGGACACAAATCCAAAGATTTAGGCAACATGTTAAATTCCATATATGAACATTTATAACTGTGAAATCATGTAACAAGAGTAAAACATTTATAGACAATGTAAGAAAGATGTGATATAATCAACATTTTAAGATAAATATTGACTTTCAACtagatttttaaaatcttttggGCCCAACTTTAGGCCCGTGCGTCATGCCTCCACTTACCCCAGCCGAGTCTATTTAGCCTGCATACATGGATGCAGAACCTCACATCTGCCACTGGACTAGACTTCACAAGCAACTTTTACTATTTCTGGACTGAATAGGACCTGTTTAAAAGTGATGGGTTACAAACTCATCAACTTCACCACCTTCAGTCTAAAATGACACTTTCCCCAGCTAGACCCTGTCCAGTGTCCTAACCTGGCATCCCATAACCCAGTGCTGACAGTGCGGGTCAAGATGGTGCTGGATCTGTTTCCTCCACTGACTCTCTCACCCATGTTAAATCCTCCATCAGCCCTGTTTCTGTTGGTGCTGCTTCATCTATCTACAATATTCCAGTCTTGGTTTCTCAACAAacttataatattaatatacagattttaaacatccatctatccattttcgtccgcttatccggggcgggtcgcgggggcagctgtctgagcagggacacccagacttccctctccccggatactgcctccagctcttccgggaggaccccaaggtgttcccaggccagctgagtgacatagtcacaccagcgtgtcctgggtcttcctctgggtctcctcccggcgggacatgccaggaacaccccctgagggaggcgtcccgggggcatccaaaacagatgcccgagccacctcagctggctcctctcgatgtggaggagcagcggctcctcccgggtgacagagctcttcacccgatctctaagggagcgccctgccaccctgcggaggaaactcatttcagctgcttgtatccgggatcttattctttcggtcgtgacccaaagttcatggccataggtgagggtaggaccgtagattgactggtaaatcgagagcttcgcctttcggctcagctctctcttcaccacgacagagcgatacaacgaccgcgttactgcggccgctgcaccgatccgtctgtcaatctcacgctccatccttccctcactcgtgaacaagaccccaagatacttgaactcctccacttgaggcaggaactctcctcccacctggagggagcaagccacctttttccagtcgagaaccatggcctcggatttggaggtgctgattctcatcccagccgcttcacactcggctgcaaaccgccccaggacatgctggaggtcctggctgaacggagccaacaagaccacatcatccgcgaaaagcagagatgaaatccagtggctcccgaaccagatcccctccagCCCCTgactgcgcctagaaattctgtccataaaaataatgaacagaaccggtgacaaagggcagccctgccggagtccaacatgcaccgggaacaggtctgacctactgcaattttttttaagattttaaacagtaacaataacaTATGTCATGAGTCTACAACCCCTGACTCAGATCTAACACCTGCATTAACTGTTAGTCCCATCACATCTGTTGGTTCCTCTCATCCTCGAAGTTGTGATAAGGGTGTAAACAGTAACAATCTCAAACCATTAAATAATCTCTGTTCCTCGAAAGCTTACTGTAATCTAGAGGCAGGCTCAGATCGTAAATCTGTCCTGGTAGCTCTGGAGTGTCAAGCAGACTTCATAGAACAAAAAGGACTGGGGattattcacatgaacatgCGTAGTTTATTATCAAAATTAGATTATGTTAAGGTTTGGGCTCAACAAACAAACGCTGATATTGTTTTCTCTGAAACTTGGTGGTCTAATATTATTGAGGATGAAGACATTGCAATCGATGGCTATAATGTTTTCAGGACTGACAGGGAAGGTTTCACAAAAGGATGAAGGATTTcagtttttgtgaaaaaatgccTTTCTGTCCCTGTTATCAAGTTTATATCAATGCCtaaatgttttgaatatttagcgttaaatgtctgtttatgGAACACTGCAAATTGTGAAAATCTATTTCTCATTAGGGCCTATTGTCCACCTTCTGTAACATCTGATGCtatcaaaaaaatattcaaatgaatATCTGCCCATGAAAAGTAAGGAATTCTGCTATAAGGTGATCTGAATTTgacttttttgaaaaatgtatgcaACAATTTGAATTTAACAGAGTTAATCACTGTTCCTACAAGGCCTAACACAAATAATCCTGAGCGTGGTTCTCATTAGAACTTATTTTAACTAAAAGGCCTCATAAGTTCAAATCTACTGGTGTTCTTCCACTTGATTTCAGTGATCACTGTCATATTGCTGTTGTTAGGGACACTAGACTACAGAAATCTCAAGCTCGAATAatcattaaaagacattttaaatattttgtcgATCAAGTGTTCTTACATGACTTATACCTCAGTGACATCTCGCACTCTGCTTCTATCACTGACCCTC from Sparus aurata chromosome 7, fSpaAur1.1, whole genome shotgun sequence carries:
- the LOC115584561 gene encoding uncharacterized protein LOC115584561 isoform X1, giving the protein MLREPVSYFHFLLQLILALELSAFYNICSDAKSHACTRREGRSKLLVLKMSGNEAEAARLVGRGTCVNGSDDKRDKKQPARDFAVLSYAGTEKEDDDIKGKGVYAAGGLGYVRAEDGLVCFEAKGPSVGLGAGASDELGARLFAKAELASVSASVGAMKATLGLSADTGIGVGPSGVEAKFLGTGVSIGRELGFSVFGSGVTVKLW